One Peribacillus simplex NBRC 15720 = DSM 1321 genomic region harbors:
- a CDS encoding DUF4247 domain-containing protein → MKKIAIIITSLSVFLAACGNQPFISSNYQEIDTIENDLGDYGTVYQAEGKSVSQVAREIQKNAQPDHSSKKSEDEMFLLYPEDSPEEVVHIMKDDENPDNTIIEVVEEDFAENSYDFPLMETLGVLGVATALYGWNKSDSKTKKKRIGYKGYNKAFRNKSTTSIPANNVLPDEEDEDDEYTSTGSSSTTSTGTSSSNSGNPPTTGTSSNGETSNVKKSSNSDGIRNGAAVRGGGPGTGK, encoded by the coding sequence ATGAAGAAAATCGCCATCATAATTACTTCGTTATCCGTATTTTTAGCTGCTTGTGGAAATCAGCCCTTTATTTCTTCTAATTATCAAGAAATCGACACGATTGAAAATGATTTAGGGGATTATGGGACTGTTTATCAGGCCGAGGGTAAAAGTGTTTCTCAGGTAGCCAGGGAGATTCAAAAGAATGCTCAACCCGATCATTCATCCAAAAAGAGTGAGGACGAGATGTTTCTTCTATACCCAGAAGACTCGCCCGAAGAAGTTGTACATATTATGAAAGATGATGAAAACCCAGATAACACGATTATAGAAGTGGTTGAAGAGGATTTTGCTGAAAATAGCTATGACTTCCCTCTTATGGAAACACTCGGAGTGTTGGGAGTTGCTACTGCTTTATATGGTTGGAATAAGTCAGACTCTAAAACAAAAAAGAAAAGAATAGGTTATAAGGGATATAACAAGGCTTTTCGTAACAAGTCCACTACTAGTATCCCCGCCAATAATGTCTTACCGGATGAAGAAGATGAGGACGACGAATATACTTCAACTGGTTCTTCATCAACGACATCTACTGGTACGAGCTCAAGTAACAGTGGGAATCCACCTACTACGGGTACTTCGTCAAATGGTGAGACAAGCAACGTAAAAAAATCATCGAATTCGGATGGCATTCGTAATGGTGCTGCTGTTCGTGGTGGTGGTCCGGGAACTGGTAAATAA
- a CDS encoding MBL fold metallo-hydrolase — MTIKQMTAAEVSKKLNNKTDLFILDVRNESDFNDWKIEGKNFKFLNIPYFDLLDGVEEILDQIPAKKEILVVCAKEGSSVMVAEMLSEAGLDVFYLKGGMKAWSEHLEPVKIGELTNGGEIYQFVRLGKGCLSYMVISNGEAAIIDSTRMIDAYLDFADGIGVKITHVLDTHLHADHISGGRRIAERTNAAYWLPPKDAAEVTFEYQPLESGKGITVGHTAIDIQSLYSPGHTIGSTSFVVDQKYLLSGDILFIDSIGRPDLAGLAEDWVGDLRETLYIRYRELSDDLIVLPSHFMIIDELNEDGSVAKKLGALFADNHGLNIVDETEFRELVTGNLPPQPNAYQEIRETNMGKIEPDDEKQREMEIGPNRCAVR, encoded by the coding sequence ATGACGATTAAGCAAATGACAGCCGCTGAGGTTTCAAAGAAACTAAACAATAAAACTGACTTATTTATTTTGGATGTTCGAAATGAAAGTGACTTTAATGATTGGAAAATTGAAGGGAAGAATTTCAAATTCCTTAATATCCCATACTTTGATCTACTGGATGGTGTGGAAGAAATTCTCGATCAAATCCCGGCCAAGAAAGAAATCCTTGTAGTATGTGCAAAGGAAGGCTCATCTGTTATGGTAGCTGAAATGTTATCTGAAGCTGGATTGGATGTTTTTTATTTAAAGGGCGGCATGAAAGCATGGAGTGAACACTTGGAACCAGTGAAAATTGGCGAATTGACCAATGGCGGCGAAATTTACCAATTTGTTCGACTAGGTAAAGGCTGTTTATCTTACATGGTCATTTCCAATGGTGAAGCAGCCATTATTGATTCAACAAGAATGATTGATGCCTATCTTGACTTCGCCGATGGTATCGGAGTGAAAATTACACATGTTCTGGATACGCACCTACATGCCGATCATATTTCAGGTGGAAGACGAATAGCCGAAAGAACAAATGCAGCTTACTGGCTGCCGCCAAAAGATGCGGCTGAAGTAACTTTTGAATATCAGCCATTAGAAAGCGGTAAAGGGATAACGGTCGGTCATACAGCGATTGATATTCAATCATTATACTCCCCGGGCCATACCATTGGATCCACTTCATTTGTGGTAGATCAAAAATACTTGCTAAGCGGGGATATATTATTCATCGATTCCATTGGCAGACCGGATTTAGCTGGATTGGCTGAGGATTGGGTAGGGGACTTGAGAGAAACACTGTATATACGTTATAGAGAATTATCAGACGATTTAATCGTATTGCCATCTCATTTCATGATCATCGATGAATTGAATGAAGACGGAAGTGTCGCTAAAAAGTTGGGTGCGCTGTTTGCTGACAATCATGGATTGAACATTGTAGATGAAACGGAATTCAGAGAACTGGTAACAGGTAATTTACCGCCTCAACCAAACGCTTATCAAGAAATTCGCGAAACCAATATGGGGAAAATCGAGCCTGATGATGAAAAACAACGCGAAATGGAAATAGGACCAAATCGTTGTGCGGTTCGCTAA
- a CDS encoding polyamine aminopropyltransferase, protein MTERENHIQKRRIFTSSGIVSICGIVYQVLYGAAGGYLFGDSTKFYCLTIGLFLSGMGIGAMHSSKFHRHLMSKFVITEYLIALIGGFSIFSVFYIQANFGDSTAKVFLYAIIIITGYLTGLELPLLIRKSEEIDSDLKGSTANVLGWDYVGSLIGTVAFAFWLKPTLGLIKAGFFIAFINIVVALWISFAFKKEIKPNYIRLMGILLTVVIGLGFLYGERYAHTLEQKLYRDPIVFSKDTKYQKIIMTKDTGDLRLYQNGQLQFAESDEHRYHEALVHIPMSLSDKKTNVLVLGGGDGLATRELLKYKEIQKITLVDLDPEMTNLSKENPHLTKLNKNSFHSKKVHIINKDAFNYLKNADDLYDVILVDLPDPNNESLNKLYTWEFYSLVRNHLTPTGLVSIQSTSPVFATAAFWTISNTVKSTGLYVDNYHLDIPSFGNWGFTLASREKFDVENIKLEVKTTYLANEMIASLFYFGKDEDQDITIKGKHVDIPVNSLNRPDLLDLYENAWDYY, encoded by the coding sequence ATGACAGAGAGAGAAAACCACATACAAAAAAGAAGAATCTTTACGTCTTCTGGGATTGTATCGATATGTGGAATTGTGTACCAAGTACTTTATGGAGCAGCTGGTGGCTATCTTTTCGGTGATTCAACAAAATTTTACTGTTTAACAATTGGATTGTTTTTAAGCGGAATGGGAATTGGTGCTATGCATAGTAGCAAATTCCATCGACACTTAATGTCTAAATTCGTTATAACCGAATACTTGATTGCTTTAATCGGTGGCTTTTCCATCTTTTCAGTTTTTTACATACAAGCTAATTTCGGTGATTCAACAGCAAAGGTATTTTTATATGCAATAATTATTATTACCGGTTATCTTACCGGATTAGAATTGCCCTTACTTATTCGTAAATCAGAAGAAATTGATTCGGACTTAAAGGGATCGACTGCGAATGTGTTGGGTTGGGATTATGTAGGTAGCTTAATAGGGACAGTAGCTTTTGCATTTTGGTTAAAACCTACTCTAGGACTCATCAAGGCAGGATTCTTTATCGCCTTTATTAATATTGTGGTAGCCCTCTGGATAAGCTTTGCCTTTAAAAAAGAGATCAAACCAAACTATATAAGACTGATGGGGATTTTATTAACGGTCGTTATTGGACTTGGATTTTTATATGGTGAGAGGTATGCACATACATTAGAACAGAAGCTTTATAGAGACCCTATTGTTTTTTCTAAAGATACTAAATACCAGAAGATTATTATGACGAAAGATACCGGTGATTTACGTTTATACCAAAATGGACAACTCCAATTCGCTGAGTCTGATGAACATAGATATCACGAAGCACTGGTTCATATTCCGATGTCTCTTTCCGACAAAAAAACAAATGTGTTGGTTCTTGGTGGTGGTGATGGATTGGCCACAAGGGAGTTATTAAAGTATAAAGAAATTCAAAAAATCACACTTGTTGACCTGGATCCTGAAATGACCAACCTTTCCAAGGAGAACCCTCATTTGACAAAGTTAAATAAAAACTCATTTCACTCTAAAAAAGTTCATATCATTAATAAAGATGCCTTTAATTATTTAAAGAATGCCGATGACCTATATGATGTAATTCTTGTCGATTTACCTGATCCAAATAACGAATCCTTAAATAAACTCTATACTTGGGAATTCTACAGTTTAGTTAGAAACCACCTAACACCAACAGGCCTTGTTTCTATTCAATCTACTTCCCCTGTATTTGCTACGGCCGCTTTTTGGACGATTAGTAACACTGTGAAATCCACAGGGTTATATGTTGATAATTATCATTTAGATATTCCTTCGTTTGGAAACTGGGGCTTCACACTAGCATCCAGGGAAAAGTTTGATGTTGAAAATATTAAGTTAGAAGTGAAAACAACCTATCTTGCGAATGAAATGATTGCATCCCTCTTTTATTTTGGCAAAGATGAAGATCAAGATATAACCATTAAGGGGAAGCACGTTGATATCCCCGTCAATTCGTTAAATAGACCAGATCTTCTCGACTTATATGAAAACGCTTGGGATTATTATTAA
- the htpX gene encoding protease HtpX, translating into MFKRISLFIFVNILVLITITTITTLLGVESYIGGGGYGSLLAFSVIAGFAGSFISLLMSRKMAKWVMGVQLIDEHSPRGDHERFVLEETYRLAHTAGLKGMPQVGIYHSQEVNAFATGPSKKRSLVAVSSGMLERMDRKAISGVIAHEIAHIKNGDMVTTTLLQGMINTFVIFFSRIASKIVSSFVREEVAGIVYFVSSIVFEILFGILSSPIIFWHSRKREFKADKLAADLGGKANMIHALESLRHTTNLVDDSQKSIAAFKISGKGKFSRLFSTHPPLEKRIEHLKSL; encoded by the coding sequence TTGTTTAAACGGATTTCCTTATTTATTTTCGTTAATATTCTCGTATTGATCACCATTACCACGATCACCACGTTACTAGGCGTAGAAAGTTATATTGGTGGCGGTGGTTACGGTTCCCTACTTGCCTTTAGCGTCATCGCCGGTTTTGCTGGTTCCTTCATTTCTTTGTTAATGTCCCGTAAAATGGCGAAATGGGTTATGGGTGTTCAATTAATTGATGAACATTCCCCGCGTGGCGATCACGAACGCTTTGTATTGGAAGAAACCTACCGATTAGCACATACGGCTGGTTTGAAAGGTATGCCGCAAGTTGGTATTTATCATTCACAAGAGGTCAACGCATTTGCTACTGGACCAAGCAAAAAGCGTTCTTTAGTAGCTGTTTCAAGCGGTATGTTAGAAAGAATGGATCGAAAGGCGATTAGTGGAGTTATTGCACACGAAATAGCACACATTAAGAATGGTGATATGGTTACAACCACACTCTTGCAAGGAATGATAAACACGTTCGTTATTTTCTTCTCCCGTATTGCCTCAAAAATCGTTTCAAGTTTTGTAAGAGAAGAAGTTGCCGGTATTGTTTACTTCGTATCTTCTATAGTTTTCGAGATTCTATTCGGTATTTTAAGCAGTCCCATTATCTTTTGGCATTCAAGAAAACGTGAATTTAAAGCGGACAAATTAGCTGCCGATTTAGGTGGAAAGGCAAATATGATTCACGCTTTAGAATCATTAAGACATACCACGAACTTGGTTGATGACAGCCAAAAGTCTATTGCTGCCTTTAAAATTAGTGGTAAGGGGAAATTTTCCAGACTATTTTCTACACACCCACCATTAGAAAAACGTATTGAACATTTGAAATCACTTTAA
- a CDS encoding DsrE/DsrF/DrsH-like family protein has protein sequence MTNKVAIIASNGGLFDAYKVFNIATAAAATDQEVAIFFTFEGLNLIHKEANGQLPLPEGKEHFAEGFKKANVPSIPELVTMAQEMDVKFIGCQMTMDVLGMEKEAFVDSIEVGGAVTFLEFAKDADVTLTF, from the coding sequence ATGACTAACAAAGTAGCTATAATCGCAAGTAATGGTGGTTTATTTGACGCATATAAAGTGTTTAACATCGCAACGGCAGCGGCAGCAACAGATCAAGAAGTGGCCATTTTCTTCACTTTCGAAGGCTTGAACTTAATTCATAAAGAAGCGAATGGACAACTTCCACTGCCTGAAGGTAAGGAGCATTTTGCCGAAGGCTTTAAAAAGGCTAATGTTCCTTCAATTCCGGAATTAGTTACTATGGCACAGGAAATGGACGTCAAGTTTATTGGGTGTCAAATGACCATGGACGTTTTGGGCATGGAAAAAGAAGCTTTCGTTGACAGTATCGAAGTAGGTGGTGCGGTCACATTTTTAGAGTTCGCTAAAGATGCTGATGTTACATTAACTTTTTAA
- a CDS encoding sulfurtransferase TusA family protein, translating to MINTNSVLDAKGLACPMPIVKTKKAMNGLEAGEVLEVQATDKGSTADMKAWAESSGHQYLGTVEEGTTLKHYLRKASGEETEVKKHEKIISNEELLQVMEVNRNTIILDVRESAEYAFNHIPTAKSLPLGELEQRMGELDKKSEIFVICRTGGRSDLAAQKLTAAGFEQVFNVVPGMSQWNGPSQKSVNE from the coding sequence ATGATTAACACAAATTCCGTTTTGGATGCTAAAGGTTTAGCTTGTCCAATGCCAATCGTAAAAACGAAAAAGGCCATGAATGGCCTTGAAGCGGGGGAAGTATTGGAAGTTCAAGCGACTGATAAAGGGTCAACTGCCGATATGAAAGCATGGGCGGAAAGTTCAGGTCATCAATACTTGGGTACGGTTGAAGAAGGAACCACACTAAAACATTATCTTCGGAAAGCAAGCGGAGAAGAAACAGAAGTGAAGAAGCATGAAAAAATCATTTCAAATGAAGAACTTCTTCAAGTAATGGAAGTAAATCGAAATACGATCATCCTGGATGTACGAGAATCTGCAGAGTACGCTTTTAATCATATTCCAACAGCTAAATCCCTTCCTTTGGGTGAATTGGAACAACGAATGGGTGAACTTGATAAGAAGTCAGAGATTTTCGTGATTTGCCGTACTGGCGGCCGAAGCGATCTTGCTGCACAAAAACTGACAGCGGCTGGATTTGAACAGGTATTCAATGTTGTACCCGGCATGAGTCAATGGAACGGTCCTTCACAAAAATCCGTTAATGAATAA
- a CDS encoding rhodanese-like domain-containing protein, with translation MKEILPNEVKALLKGDSPVHIIDVREVDEVKAGKIPNALNIPLSLVEFRLQDLDKSKEYIIVCRSGGRSSRAAQLLENHGYKVLNMMGDMNEWEGPID, from the coding sequence ATGAAAGAAATTTTACCGAATGAAGTGAAAGCATTATTGAAGGGAGATTCACCAGTCCATATTATTGATGTGCGGGAGGTGGATGAAGTAAAGGCAGGGAAAATACCAAATGCTTTGAATATCCCGTTGAGTCTAGTGGAATTTAGATTGCAGGATCTGGATAAATCAAAAGAATATATCATCGTCTGCAGGTCAGGGGGCAGAAGTTCAAGGGCCGCACAGTTACTTGAGAATCATGGATATAAAGTGTTGAACATGATGGGTGATATGAATGAATGGGAAGGTCCCATAGATTAA
- a CDS encoding Ig-like domain-containing protein gives MRKKGILSLVSVGLFASSLSVGVVKAEGNDNGLARKAFESQVEKPLEKGIIDSKTFNQLEKKVNDSQSVSVKDSNKMGRMSSSSSSNFILEIEPNNDFGSADNSSYEKSSIGQLLPMNDLDLHKVVVPSDGVLLVAGFTDSYFIDLGFGAVQKDFVENNNLEYLGYEEDEDGVEIQAYQAKKGTYYVGVIDLDNEYIDDNTTEDIYAIGTGFVDNVKPSKPTVYKVDNNDKVLTGKAEASSTVTVKNGSKVLGSAKATSKGTFSIKIPVQKAGTKLTVTVKDSAGNVSSSVSVTVADVVAPSKPTVNKVDDNDKVVKGKAEANSTVTVKVGSKSIGSAKASSKGIYSVNIKAQKKGTTLSITAKDKAGNTSSNRTITVVKH, from the coding sequence GTGCGTAAAAAAGGTATATTGTCATTGGTTTCTGTAGGTCTATTTGCTTCATCATTGTCTGTAGGTGTGGTTAAGGCAGAAGGAAACGATAACGGCTTGGCGAGGAAGGCCTTTGAAAGCCAAGTGGAAAAGCCTCTTGAAAAAGGTATTATTGATTCTAAAACGTTTAATCAACTTGAAAAAAAAGTAAATGATTCTCAATCGGTTTCAGTTAAAGATTCTAACAAAATGGGTAGAATGAGTAGTTCTTCCAGTAGTAATTTTATTTTGGAAATTGAGCCCAATAACGACTTTGGTTCAGCAGATAATAGTTCTTATGAAAAATCATCTATTGGTCAGTTGCTTCCTATGAATGATTTGGATTTACATAAAGTGGTTGTTCCTAGTGATGGAGTTTTGTTAGTAGCAGGATTTACGGACTCATACTTTATTGATCTGGGATTCGGGGCAGTTCAAAAAGATTTTGTTGAAAACAATAACTTAGAATATTTAGGCTATGAGGAAGATGAGGATGGAGTTGAAATACAAGCGTATCAAGCTAAGAAGGGCACATACTATGTGGGTGTCATAGACCTAGACAACGAATATATTGACGATAATACAACAGAAGACATATACGCTATCGGAACTGGATTTGTAGACAATGTTAAACCATCTAAGCCAACTGTTTATAAGGTTGATAATAATGACAAAGTATTAACTGGAAAAGCAGAGGCCAGTTCTACTGTTACTGTTAAAAATGGAAGTAAGGTGCTAGGTTCAGCAAAAGCAACATCTAAAGGTACGTTCTCTATTAAAATACCTGTTCAAAAAGCAGGAACTAAATTAACAGTTACAGTTAAAGATAGTGCAGGCAATGTGAGTTCAAGTGTATCGGTAACTGTTGCTGATGTTGTCGCCCCAAGCAAGCCAACAGTAAATAAAGTAGATGATAACGATAAAGTTGTAAAAGGGAAAGCTGAAGCAAACTCAACTGTAACTGTTAAAGTAGGAAGTAAATCCATTGGTTCAGCAAAAGCTAGTTCTAAAGGTATCTACTCAGTTAACATTAAAGCACAGAAAAAAGGAACTACACTTTCTATAACTGCAAAAGATAAAGCAGGGAATACTAGTTCTAACAGAACGATTACAGTGGTAAAACATTAA
- a CDS encoding GNAT family N-acetyltransferase — MNILEKFGDVPKIETERLILRKITLDDAEDMYLYASNEEVTRYVTWDTQSSLSDTIEFINTFLPQYDALWGIELKENGKFIGTVHFVWWQPEHNSAEIGYVLSKEYWGKGLITEAARAITSFGFDSMNIVRIQARCFLENKGSERVMKKLGMSFEGISRKVMYVKGEHKDLKVYSILKF, encoded by the coding sequence ATGAATATTTTAGAAAAGTTTGGTGATGTACCTAAAATAGAAACAGAACGTCTCATCCTTAGAAAAATCACATTAGATGATGCAGAAGATATGTATTTATATGCTTCGAATGAAGAAGTAACGAGATATGTAACTTGGGATACTCAATCTTCATTATCAGATACAATTGAATTTATAAATACGTTTTTACCTCAATATGATGCTCTATGGGGGATTGAGCTTAAAGAAAATGGTAAATTTATTGGAACAGTTCACTTTGTTTGGTGGCAGCCAGAACACAATAGTGCTGAAATTGGATATGTTCTATCTAAAGAATACTGGGGCAAAGGGTTAATTACCGAAGCAGCAAGGGCAATCACCTCTTTTGGTTTCGACAGTATGAACATAGTTCGTATACAGGCGAGATGTTTTTTAGAAAACAAGGGTTCAGAGCGTGTTATGAAAAAGTTAGGTATGTCTTTCGAAGGTATAAGTAGAAAGGTAATGTATGTTAAAGGGGAACATAAGGACTTAAAGGTGTACTCCATATTAAAGTTTTAG
- a CDS encoding DUF350 domain-containing protein → MFENIIDVQEVLLTLYYFVVLGLVSIACMWIFAKLTPYKDFELIRNGNIAVAIQFAGKILGITHIMSVAVNTNDSLLGAAVWGIIGFILMVVGYFIFEIATPKLDVRKEIEKGKVSVGIIAASISLAISFIISGAIS, encoded by the coding sequence ATGTTTGAAAACATTATAGATGTGCAGGAAGTACTATTAACCTTATATTATTTTGTCGTATTGGGTTTGGTGTCCATTGCTTGTATGTGGATATTCGCAAAACTTACCCCTTACAAAGACTTTGAACTTATACGAAATGGGAATATCGCTGTTGCTATTCAATTTGCTGGAAAGATCTTAGGGATTACACATATTATGAGCGTTGCGGTCAACACAAACGATTCGTTATTGGGTGCAGCTGTATGGGGTATTATTGGATTTATCTTGATGGTAGTCGGTTATTTTATTTTTGAAATCGCTACGCCTAAATTAGATGTTCGAAAAGAAATCGAAAAAGGGAAAGTATCGGTTGGAATCATTGCTGCCTCTATTTCCCTGGCTATATCCTTTATAATATCTGGAGCCATTTCATAA
- a CDS encoding sulfurtransferase TusA family protein produces the protein MHSDKVLDAKGLACPMPIVKTRKAMNDLQTGQVLEIHVTDKGAKADLAAWSRSGGHELVEMAEENDILKFWIRKGC, from the coding sequence ATGCATTCAGATAAAGTGTTAGATGCTAAGGGACTAGCTTGTCCAATGCCGATTGTTAAAACGAGAAAAGCCATGAATGATTTGCAAACCGGGCAAGTGTTGGAAATACATGTAACCGATAAAGGAGCTAAAGCCGACTTAGCGGCTTGGTCAAGATCCGGTGGCCATGAACTGGTGGAAATGGCAGAAGAAAATGATATACTGAAATTTTGGATCAGAAAAGGCTGTTAA
- a CDS encoding rhodanese-like domain-containing protein: MGTIFNIIILGVIVWFLYQRFVPVKGIKNINAAELKAELNNKGNKQFIDVRTPNEYRGNHIKDFINIPLNELGKRSQELSKDKEVVVICQSGLRSSKASKALKKRGFKEVTNVKGGMSSWR; encoded by the coding sequence ATGGGAACTATATTCAATATCATCATACTAGGTGTCATCGTTTGGTTTTTATATCAGCGATTCGTCCCGGTAAAGGGGATAAAAAATATAAATGCGGCTGAGTTAAAAGCTGAGCTAAATAACAAAGGAAATAAGCAATTCATTGATGTCCGTACTCCTAATGAATATAGGGGCAACCATATTAAGGACTTTATAAATATACCTCTAAACGAACTTGGCAAAAGGTCACAAGAACTTTCAAAAGATAAAGAAGTGGTTGTAATTTGCCAAAGCGGGTTGAGGAGCAGTAAAGCGAGTAAAGCGTTGAAAAAACGCGGTTTTAAAGAAGTAACCAACGTAAAAGGCGGCATGAGTTCTTGGCGCTAA
- a CDS encoding DsrE/DsrF/DrsH-like family protein produces the protein MTEKKRTTIILFSGDYDKAMAAYIIANGAAAYDHEVTIFHTFWGLNALRKDDPISLKKGFLEKMFAKMMPRGSDKMGLSNMNFAGMGPKMIKHVMKKHNAMSLPNLIELAQEQEIKLIACTMTMDLLGLQQVELLDGIEYAGVAAYLAEAEDGNVNLFI, from the coding sequence ATGACTGAAAAGAAAAGAACGACGATCATTTTATTTAGTGGTGATTATGATAAGGCAATGGCTGCTTATATTATAGCAAATGGGGCGGCGGCTTACGATCATGAAGTGACTATCTTCCATACATTCTGGGGATTGAATGCATTAAGGAAGGATGATCCGATTTCTTTAAAAAAAGGATTCCTTGAAAAAATGTTTGCAAAAATGATGCCGCGTGGTTCTGATAAAATGGGTCTATCAAACATGAACTTTGCCGGGATGGGCCCTAAAATGATCAAACACGTGATGAAAAAACATAACGCCATGTCACTGCCAAATTTAATTGAGCTGGCCCAAGAACAGGAAATCAAACTAATAGCCTGTACGATGACAATGGATTTATTGGGCTTGCAGCAAGTGGAATTATTGGATGGAATTGAGTATGCAGGTGTTGCGGCATATTTAGCTGAAGCAGAGGATGGAAATGTAAACTTATTTATATAA
- a CDS encoding AbaSI family restriction endonuclease, translating to MMNAKREYLVRTFSRTKRKDYENYILNRIWNRLNRLDLKPVTQQYVKRADGKYALLDLYFPQIHLGVECDEGHHKSNALNDEIRTLEIGKMFQAVKENEIKIERIDATDSIEMIHTKIEEIVQLINKLASNSKILPWSEDVDYAALAVKKGTLSVYDEFTFRKISEAMRCLGKNYDSLQKSYWKFNERYMMWFPQLSIDIGQGNVSNTRGWINLFNKNWTEIEEKRMEKDYIPLNLPEGKPRDRITFMKVKDPIFKTNKYQFVGIFQWDHIEGNSVFYKRVAEEIDLTPYNK from the coding sequence ATGATGAATGCGAAAAGAGAGTATTTAGTTCGAACATTTTCCAGGACTAAAAGGAAAGATTATGAGAATTATATTTTAAACAGGATTTGGAATCGATTAAATCGGTTAGATTTAAAACCTGTTACTCAACAATATGTGAAACGAGCGGATGGTAAATACGCCTTGCTTGATCTATATTTCCCACAGATTCATTTAGGGGTTGAATGTGACGAAGGGCATCACAAAAGTAACGCACTTAATGATGAAATTCGAACATTGGAGATTGGAAAAATGTTTCAAGCAGTTAAGGAAAATGAAATTAAGATTGAACGAATAGATGCCACCGACTCAATAGAAATGATACATACTAAAATTGAAGAGATCGTTCAACTAATCAATAAACTGGCTTCTAACAGCAAGATACTACCTTGGTCTGAAGACGTAGATTATGCAGCGTTAGCAGTCAAGAAGGGTACATTATCCGTTTATGATGAGTTTACGTTTCGTAAAATTTCAGAGGCGATGCGTTGTCTAGGAAAGAATTATGATAGTCTTCAAAAATCTTATTGGAAGTTTAATGAACGCTATATGATGTGGTTCCCCCAGTTATCTATAGACATTGGACAAGGAAATGTCTCAAATACTCGAGGATGGATTAACCTTTTTAACAAAAATTGGACAGAAATTGAAGAAAAAAGAATGGAAAAGGATTATATTCCGCTCAACCTCCCGGAGGGTAAACCAAGAGATCGAATTACATTTATGAAGGTTAAGGACCCCATTTTTAAAACTAATAAGTATCAATTTGTTGGTATTTTTCAGTGGGATCATATCGAGGGGAATTCGGTATTCTATAAACGAGTCGCCGAAGAAATTGATTTAACCCCCTACAATAAATAA
- a CDS encoding sulfite exporter TauE/SafE family protein: MEITFIITIFLIGFIGSYVSGMLGIGGSIINYPMLLFIPPIIGLAAFSAHDVTGISAVQVLFASIGGIWSYRKSGHLNKTLILYMGISVLIGSVVGSFGSRSMSENGVNIVYGVLALIAAVMMFIPKKGIDDIPLDQVSFNKWLAAILALIVGLGAGIVGAGGGFLLVPIMLIVLRIPTRVTIASSLAITFISSVGATAGKISTGQVDYYPALIMVVASLMASPLGAMAGKKMNVKVLQVILALLILATAVKTWVEIMS; the protein is encoded by the coding sequence ATGGAGATTACCTTTATCATTACCATCTTTTTGATTGGTTTTATAGGTTCATACGTTTCTGGAATGCTCGGCATCGGAGGCTCGATAATAAATTATCCAATGCTGCTGTTTATTCCCCCAATCATCGGTTTAGCGGCATTTAGTGCACATGATGTGACAGGTATAAGTGCTGTACAAGTCTTATTCGCTTCCATCGGAGGTATATGGAGCTATCGTAAGAGCGGACATTTAAATAAAACGCTTATTCTCTATATGGGGATCAGTGTTTTAATCGGAAGCGTGGTTGGAAGTTTTGGATCACGATCGATGTCGGAAAACGGAGTGAATATCGTCTATGGCGTTTTGGCGTTGATAGCAGCTGTCATGATGTTCATACCGAAGAAAGGGATAGATGACATTCCTTTGGATCAAGTTTCCTTCAACAAATGGCTTGCTGCCATCCTTGCCTTAATCGTTGGTTTAGGTGCTGGTATAGTCGGTGCCGGAGGAGGCTTTCTATTAGTTCCAATCATGCTTATCGTTTTAAGAATTCCAACCAGGGTAACGATTGCGTCTTCATTAGCGATCACTTTCATTTCATCCGTTGGTGCAACAGCAGGGAAAATCTCGACGGGACAAGTTGATTACTATCCGGCATTGATCATGGTCGTTGCTAGTTTAATGGCATCTCCGCTCGGGGCGATGGCCGGTAAAAAAATGAATGTAAAAGTCCTGCAAGTCATACTGGCTCTATTGATTTTAGCGACGGCCGTGAAAACGTGGGTGGAGATCATGTCTTGA